AGAGTTCTTTCAAAAATAGTGTATTCTCATTCATCGATCTCCGGGACTCCGGAGGAAAAGTGAAAAATAGCCTCAGTCAATTGATTTGGAGAAAACCATCCAAATCAAACTCGTAAAAATCTCTTGTGAGAGAGAATTTTTGTTTTTGTTTCTTTGGAGGAAGAGTTGAACCTAGTTTGGAATAAAATTTTAGAGGAAGTATCCAAGAAAATATCTCCTCAATACTTTGAAAGGTTCATTGATACCCTGAAATTAGAAACTCTTAACTCTGAAAAATGTACGATCATCGCTCCTTCGGCGACAATCAAGACTCACGTTGAAAGAAAATATCAAAGCATCATTGAAAGCGCGATCTTAGAAGCCTGCGGAGATAAAATTCCGGTCGAAATTCTGATCGAAACAAAGGCCGCATCACCGCTTCAGACCATTCTTGAAAAATCATTCGATCAAAAAGATTTTCAATTCAATCCGGATTATACGTTCGAATCCTTTATCGTCGGCGACTGTAATCGTTTAGCCTATACGGCAGCTAAAGAATGTGTAAGAAAACCTGCGGAGATAAATCCTCTTTACTTGTTCGGTAGCGTCGGAGTTGGAAAAACACATCTGCTTCATGCGATCGGTTCCGAACTTTTAAAAAAAGATCCGTGGAAAACGGTCTGCTACGTTGATATATCCTCCTTTATGAATGAATTTCGTTTTGCATTGCAATCTCGAGAACTGATCGAAAGTTTTAAAATAAAATATCAATCTTACAACTGCCTTCTCGTGGACGACATTCAACTTCTCTCAACAAACGCAGAAAAAACTCAGGATGAATTTTTCGCATTGTTCAATTTTCTTTTTGAGAGAAGAAGACAAATCGTTATCGCATCGGATCGTCCAAGTTCCGAGCTTCCAATACACGAAAGATTAAAATCAAGATTCGTAACCGGCGTTCAAGCTGACATTCAATATCCGGACAGAGAAATTCGAAAAGGCATCGTCGCACATCATTCTCAAATTATGGATTTAGGATTGAGTGAGGATATCTTAGATTTTCTCGCGGATCAAATCGAAGAAGATACAAGACTTCTTCTTGGAGCGCTGAACGATATTTATCTTTATAAAAAATCCTATTCTCTTTTGTTTTTGAACTTGGAGAAAGTAAAGGAGATCGTAAAAAATCGTCTTTATCGAAAAAAGAACGTAGAATTTTCTCATGACAGAATCATCGAAGCGGTTGCAAAAGAATTCAGTTTAAACCCTTCCGAGATTATGGGAAAGAGTAGAAAGAAAGAACTCATCATTCCTCGCCACATTTGTTTTTATCTTCTGCACAATATTTTTAAAGTGAACAAGTCTCAGGTTGGAAGACTTTTTCAAACTCAGCATACGACGGTCATTCACGGGGTCAGAAAAGCTGAGGACCTACTTTCCAAAAACAAAGATATGCGATTTTTAGTCGAAAGAATCAGCTCTCGTTATCGACTTCAGTAAGCGTTTTAAACTTACAGGTGAATTCAGATTTACACACACTGTAAATAAAGTGTATATAAACTCTCTTTTCCTTGTTCAGTAAGTTTAATAAATCTGTAAATAAGACATAATGCAAAATTACTGTCGCTTCAAGTGAAGAAATTGACGAAGAATTATGTCCAAAATGAAAATTCTCTTTTCAAAAAGAATGAGACATATTTCAGTATTCAATAGGAATACGATTTTATGTACATATTTACAGGTACTACTCCTACAACTGTACAATAATAAGAACCTATTTAATTAAGTAAGATATTAGGAGAACAAAATTGAAAATCAAAATAAACACATCTGAATTCTTAAAAGCAATCCATGCTGTGGAAGGTGTGATCTCCGCAAGAGAGATTAAATCTGTATTATCAAATCTTAAAATAGAAGCCGAAGGAAAAGAAGTATTTCTTTCAGCGACGGATCTTGAGATCTCTATAAAAACTTCAGTTCCTGCGGAAGTCATTCAACCGGGAAGTATTTCCTTACCGGCAAAACAACTTTCCAGCTTTTTTAAAACGATCAACTTTGAAGAAACTATTTTGTCCTTAGAAGAATCTGATGGTGAATCTTCGATCGCATACATTACCGATGCTTCCGGAAAGAACGATTACAAATCTAAAATTTCAGGAATGGACGCCGAAGAAATCAAAACGATTTCCAAAGTAAATTCCTCTCAAGTGTCTTCGTTTCCTAGTACGTTAATCAATGATATGATCAGAAAAACTTCTTACGCGATCGCTCATGAAGATCAGCGTTTTATTTTCAACGGACTTTATATGATCCCGAATGAAACTAAGCTGATCTTTGTTGGAACCGACGGAAGAAGACTTTGTAAGATTGAAAGAACACTTC
This is a stretch of genomic DNA from Leptospira tipperaryensis. It encodes these proteins:
- the dnaA gene encoding chromosomal replication initiator protein DnaA, producing MEEELNLVWNKILEEVSKKISPQYFERFIDTLKLETLNSEKCTIIAPSATIKTHVERKYQSIIESAILEACGDKIPVEILIETKAASPLQTILEKSFDQKDFQFNPDYTFESFIVGDCNRLAYTAAKECVRKPAEINPLYLFGSVGVGKTHLLHAIGSELLKKDPWKTVCYVDISSFMNEFRFALQSRELIESFKIKYQSYNCLLVDDIQLLSTNAEKTQDEFFALFNFLFERRRQIVIASDRPSSELPIHERLKSRFVTGVQADIQYPDREIRKGIVAHHSQIMDLGLSEDILDFLADQIEEDTRLLLGALNDIYLYKKSYSLLFLNLEKVKEIVKNRLYRKKNVEFSHDRIIEAVAKEFSLNPSEIMGKSRKKELIIPRHICFYLLHNIFKVNKSQVGRLFQTQHTTVIHGVRKAEDLLSKNKDMRFLVERISSRYRLQ
- the dnaN gene encoding DNA polymerase III subunit beta, yielding MKIKINTSEFLKAIHAVEGVISAREIKSVLSNLKIEAEGKEVFLSATDLEISIKTSVPAEVIQPGSISLPAKQLSSFFKTINFEETILSLEESDGESSIAYITDASGKNDYKSKISGMDAEEIKTISKVNSSQVSSFPSTLINDMIRKTSYAIAHEDQRFIFNGLYMIPNETKLIFVGTDGRRLCKIERTLPAPLQFKESIIVPAKAIREISKMIATSETGNIGLIDSQIYASANNIELLCKLIEGNFPNYEQVIPKSTKFSTGISKEEFQVSLRQVMTAAEEPSRQVRLTFTKNNLNFFAQTLGASEASINKSIEYSGDEVTIAFKGEYLMDIFKSIDDTEVKIEFSDSSSPVIFKDPSDPEFISVIMPMKL